A genomic window from Candidatus Methylacidiphilum fumarolicum includes:
- a CDS encoding helix-turn-helix domain-containing protein: MMIASPAGLPVLGPVERKVTYRLYPSKTVREELLRTRWVHCFLWNLALEERRRAWKEEKRRIGFVEQC; the protein is encoded by the coding sequence ATGATGATCGCGTCACCCGCTGGTCTTCCCGTTCTGGGCCCGGTCGAGCGCAAGGTCACCTACCGGCTCTATCCATCCAAGACCGTCCGGGAGGAGCTTTTGCGGACTCGCTGGGTCCATTGCTTCCTCTGGAACCTAGCTTTGGAGGAGCGCAGGCGGGCGTGGAAGGAGGAAAAGCGGCGCATCGGTTTCGTCGAGCAGTGCTGA